One window of Azospirillaceae bacterium genomic DNA carries:
- a CDS encoding histidine kinase, which produces MSLRIRLVLSIALLLLVSLATGGAAAWLRAEHSVRTEMEAALSVGQHTVASALSHLAQRPVGANPAEDADMVAALTRLVGAFDGDRHLRVSLRGARGGAVATSTVAVPDHPAPGWFIASLDVPQLSADVPLPGVSRDGLWLRLESDPSGEASEVWGELGDDFAMLLLFSMLALPMIYWTLGRALRSVDRLSKAFAQVGISGEAPEPVAETGPPELRRLAVGFNGMIARLAAAEARNRRLHDQLLTIQEEERIELARDLHDEVGPYLFAINVDVAALQAAAERSGDAPLIDQARSAREAVAHVQGQVKAILGRLRPLGLGELGLAPALDNLAAFWRSRRPDIAITVDVDPGIGLGEAGDTAIYRVVQESLSNAVRHGQPATVTVTVAADAGDVRVEVADDGAGFPPGQPDAGRGRANGGYGLRGMAERVSAQGGTLWLGNLPGGGAAVRALLPGPASHSVIPQEAA; this is translated from the coding sequence ATGTCGCTTCGGATACGCTTGGTCCTGTCCATCGCCCTGCTGCTGCTGGTCAGCCTGGCCACCGGCGGTGCCGCCGCCTGGCTGCGGGCGGAGCATTCCGTGCGCACGGAGATGGAGGCGGCATTGTCCGTGGGCCAGCACACCGTGGCCAGCGCCCTGTCCCACCTGGCCCAGCGCCCGGTCGGCGCCAACCCGGCGGAGGATGCCGACATGGTGGCCGCCCTGACGCGGCTGGTGGGCGCCTTCGACGGCGACCGCCACCTGCGGGTCAGCCTGCGCGGCGCCCGCGGGGGTGCCGTCGCCACCTCCACCGTCGCCGTCCCGGACCATCCGGCACCCGGCTGGTTCATCGCCTCGCTGGACGTGCCGCAGCTGAGCGCCGACGTGCCCCTGCCCGGCGTCAGCCGTGACGGCCTGTGGCTGCGCCTGGAAAGCGACCCGTCGGGCGAGGCGTCGGAGGTGTGGGGCGAACTGGGCGACGACTTCGCCATGCTGCTGCTGTTCAGCATGCTGGCCCTGCCCATGATCTACTGGACCCTGGGGCGGGCGTTGCGGTCGGTGGACCGCCTGTCCAAGGCCTTCGCCCAGGTCGGCATCAGTGGCGAGGCGCCGGAACCGGTGGCCGAGACCGGGCCGCCGGAACTGCGCCGCCTGGCGGTGGGTTTCAACGGCATGATCGCCCGCCTGGCGGCGGCGGAGGCGCGGAACCGCCGCCTGCATGACCAGTTGCTGACCATCCAGGAGGAGGAGCGGATCGAACTCGCCCGCGACCTGCATGATGAGGTCGGCCCCTACCTGTTCGCCATCAACGTGGACGTGGCGGCCCTGCAGGCGGCGGCGGAGCGGTCGGGCGACGCGCCGCTGATCGACCAGGCGCGCTCGGCACGCGAGGCGGTGGCCCATGTCCAGGGCCAGGTGAAGGCCATCCTGGGCCGCCTACGCCCCCTGGGCCTGGGGGAACTGGGCCTGGCGCCGGCGCTGGACAATTTGGCGGCTTTCTGGCGCTCACGCCGGCCGGACATCGCCATCACCGTGGACGTGGATCCGGGGATCGGCCTGGGTGAGGCCGGCGACACCGCCATCTACCGCGTGGTGCAGGAAAGCCTGAGCAACGCGGTCCGCCACGGCCAACCGGCCACGGTCACCGTGACCGTGGCGGCCGATGCCGGCGATGTTCGGGTGGAGGTGGCGGACGACGGCGCCGGCTTCCCGCCGGGCCAGCCGGATGCGGGACGGGGGCGCGCCAATGGCGGCTACGGCTTGCGCGGCATGGCGGAACGGGTGTCGGCCCAGGGGGGGACCCTGTGGCTGGGCAACCTGCCCGGTGGTGGTGCCGCCGTCCGCGCCCTGTTGCCCGGGCCGGCATCCCATTCCGTAATTCCGCAAGAGGCGGCATGA
- the eutC gene encoding ethanolamine ammonia-lyase subunit EutC, protein MKREDAVTPDAWAHLRDTTPARIALGRTGASLPTAEVLRFALAHAQARDAVHTPFDAAGVADALRALGHEVLAVESAAPDRATYLRRPDLGRILSPGGRRALAYVPATQPDLALVVADGLSATAVHRQAAPLLAALAPWISREGWRVAPVVVATQARVALGDEVGQMLGARAVAMLIGERPGLSAPDSLGVYLTLAPRPGRLDAERNCLSNIRDGGLGPELAAFKLAWLLREAFRRQVTGVALKDESDRLLVDGRAPAQLA, encoded by the coding sequence ATGAAACGCGAGGATGCGGTGACGCCCGACGCCTGGGCGCATCTGAGGGACACCACCCCCGCCCGCATCGCCCTGGGCCGGACGGGCGCCAGCCTGCCGACGGCGGAGGTGCTGCGTTTCGCCCTGGCCCACGCCCAGGCGCGCGACGCCGTGCACACGCCGTTCGATGCGGCCGGGGTGGCGGACGCCCTCCGCGCGCTGGGCCACGAGGTGTTGGCGGTGGAGAGTGCCGCGCCGGACCGTGCGACCTATCTGCGCCGCCCGGATTTGGGCCGCATCCTGTCGCCCGGCGGCCGGCGCGCCCTGGCCTATGTTCCCGCCACCCAGCCCGACCTGGCCCTGGTGGTGGCGGACGGCCTGTCGGCCACGGCGGTGCATCGCCAGGCGGCGCCGCTGCTGGCCGCGCTGGCGCCGTGGATCAGCCGTGAAGGCTGGCGCGTGGCGCCGGTGGTGGTGGCGACCCAGGCGCGCGTGGCCCTGGGCGATGAGGTGGGACAGATGCTGGGCGCCCGCGCCGTCGCCATGCTGATCGGTGAGCGGCCGGGCCTGTCCGCCCCCGACAGCCTGGGCGTCTACCTGACCCTGGCCCCCCGCCCCGGCCGGCTGGACGCCGAACGCAACTGCCTGTCCAACATCCGCGACGGCGGCCTGGGGCCCGAGCTGGCGGCGTTCAAGCTGGCCTGGCTGCTGCGCGAGGCGTTCCGCCGACAGGTGACGGGCGTGGCGCTGAAGGATGAAAGCGACCGGCTGCTGGTGGACGGCCGGGCACCCGCACAATTGGCATGA
- a CDS encoding TonB-dependent receptor, whose protein sequence is MKNIPTGLMALFCTTVSALALCGPARAQQAPAPDTAAPPGIVTNPGEVIVIGITPLPGATVPLDKLPGTATTLSADDFARAHSISILDTMAQRVPGLSLSDTQGNALFQDIHYHGFTVSPLQGTPQGIAVYQNGVRLNEAFGDTVNWDLAPEVAINRMTLATNNPAYGLNALGGAVTLEMKNGFNFQGGSAELLGGSYGRAQGQAEFGYQSPSGHFALYMAAEGSRDDGWRKESASDVERFYADAGWRGEAGEVHLIASAGRSSLGVVGPTPLEMIQADETAVYTWPQTTKNDSGMLALNGKVDVADGWSLQANAYGRHLGQKHVDGNDSDFEGCSSRSSYGGQLCLEDDAFGTPAGGKTTAFRNQFVITDLAGHTFAYNDDTVYGTLDRTAIDTTTVGGSLQLTGDRPLLGMGNAFAAGVSIDHADIRFTSTSTLGVINPDLSVTTDTDEVAGAGAIIRTLGNLGYAPVWLSGTTDYYGAYLTDTLDLTSSLSLTAGVRLNVADIATRDRSGSAPELNGDNRYTHFNPQAGLTYKLPGGVTAYAGYSQSNRAPTPLELDCADPDRPCLLENSLVADPPLHQVVSNTYEAGLRGVTGYDLGGAGRVDWALGLFRTDSDNDIVALASTIQGRGYYTNVPSTRRQGVDASLTYASERWQVYANYSFVDATYQFTGVLASPNNPSADDDGDITVHNGDRIPGIPRHQIKVGGDFAVLPTWTVGTAIQYYGSQYVVGDDANQNAQLTPYWTMDLRTTYQILPNIQLIGGINNLFDRRYASYGTYFELDGASGILGRDLSDARSLTLGAPRTFYGGVKVTF, encoded by the coding sequence ATGAAAAACATCCCCACCGGCCTGATGGCATTGTTCTGCACCACCGTTTCCGCCCTGGCCCTGTGCGGCCCGGCACGGGCGCAGCAGGCACCGGCGCCTGACACGGCCGCCCCCCCCGGCATCGTCACCAACCCGGGGGAGGTGATCGTCATCGGCATCACGCCGCTGCCCGGCGCCACCGTGCCGCTGGACAAGCTGCCGGGCACGGCCACCACCCTGTCGGCGGATGATTTCGCCCGGGCCCATTCCATTTCCATCCTGGATACCATGGCCCAGCGCGTGCCGGGCCTGTCGCTGTCCGACACCCAGGGCAACGCCCTGTTCCAGGACATCCACTACCACGGCTTCACCGTGTCGCCCTTGCAGGGCACGCCGCAGGGCATCGCCGTCTACCAGAACGGCGTCCGCCTGAACGAGGCCTTCGGCGACACCGTCAACTGGGACCTGGCGCCGGAGGTGGCGATCAACCGCATGACGCTCGCCACCAACAACCCGGCCTACGGCCTGAACGCCCTGGGCGGGGCGGTGACGCTGGAGATGAAGAACGGCTTCAACTTCCAGGGCGGCAGCGCCGAACTGCTGGGCGGCAGCTACGGCCGGGCGCAGGGCCAGGCGGAGTTCGGCTATCAGTCGCCATCCGGGCATTTCGCGCTGTACATGGCGGCGGAAGGGTCGCGCGACGACGGCTGGCGCAAGGAATCGGCCTCGGACGTCGAACGCTTCTATGCCGATGCCGGCTGGCGCGGCGAGGCGGGGGAGGTGCACCTGATCGCCTCCGCCGGCCGGTCCAGCCTGGGCGTGGTCGGCCCCACGCCGCTGGAGATGATCCAGGCGGATGAGACCGCTGTCTACACCTGGCCGCAGACCACCAAGAACGACAGCGGCATGCTGGCCCTGAACGGCAAGGTCGACGTGGCCGACGGCTGGTCCTTGCAGGCCAACGCCTATGGCCGCCACCTGGGCCAGAAACACGTGGACGGCAACGACAGCGATTTCGAGGGCTGCAGCAGCCGGTCATCCTATGGCGGGCAGCTGTGCCTGGAGGATGACGCCTTCGGCACGCCGGCCGGCGGCAAGACCACGGCCTTCCGCAACCAGTTCGTCATCACCGACCTGGCCGGCCACACCTTCGCCTACAACGACGACACGGTGTACGGCACGCTGGACCGCACCGCCATCGACACCACCACGGTGGGCGGATCGTTGCAACTGACCGGCGACCGGCCTCTGCTGGGCATGGGCAACGCCTTCGCCGCCGGGGTCAGCATCGACCATGCCGACATCCGCTTCACCTCCACCAGCACGCTGGGCGTCATCAATCCCGACCTGTCGGTGACCACCGACACCGATGAGGTGGCGGGCGCCGGCGCGATCATCCGCACTCTGGGCAATCTGGGCTACGCGCCGGTCTGGCTGTCCGGCACCACCGATTATTACGGCGCCTACCTGACCGACACCCTGGACCTGACATCTTCCCTGTCGCTGACCGCCGGCGTGCGCCTGAACGTGGCCGATATCGCCACCCGCGACCGCAGCGGATCGGCACCGGAACTGAACGGCGACAACCGCTACACCCACTTCAATCCGCAAGCGGGCCTGACCTACAAGCTTCCAGGCGGCGTCACCGCCTATGCCGGGTATTCCCAGTCCAACCGGGCGCCCACGCCGCTGGAACTGGACTGCGCCGATCCGGATCGGCCCTGCCTGCTGGAAAACTCCCTGGTCGCCGACCCGCCGCTGCACCAGGTGGTGTCCAACACCTATGAGGCGGGCCTGCGCGGCGTCACCGGATACGATCTGGGTGGGGCGGGGCGCGTGGACTGGGCATTGGGCCTGTTCCGCACCGACAGCGACAATGACATCGTGGCGCTGGCCAGCACCATCCAGGGCCGGGGCTATTACACCAACGTGCCCTCCACCCGCCGCCAGGGCGTGGACGCCAGCCTGACCTACGCCAGCGAGCGCTGGCAGGTCTACGCCAACTACAGCTTCGTGGACGCGACCTACCAGTTCACCGGCGTGCTGGCCTCCCCCAACAACCCGTCGGCGGACGATGACGGCGACATCACCGTGCACAACGGCGACCGCATCCCCGGCATCCCGCGCCACCAGATCAAGGTGGGCGGCGACTTCGCCGTCCTGCCCACCTGGACCGTGGGCACCGCCATCCAGTATTACGGCAGCCAGTACGTGGTGGGGGACGACGCCAACCAGAACGCCCAGCTGACGCCCTACTGGACCATGGATCTGCGCACCACCTACCAGATCCTGCCCAACATCCAGCTGATCGGCGGCATCAACAACCTGTTCGACCGGCGCTATGCCAGCTACGGCACCTATTTCGAACTGGATGGCGCCAGCGGCATCCTGGGCCGGGATTTGAGCGACGCGCGCAGCCTGACCCTGGGCGCGCCGCGCACCTTCTATGGCGGGGTGAAGGTCACGTTCTAA
- a CDS encoding DUF2231 domain-containing protein: protein MPTEIPPPEQLSPQTVQRTPVIIRGTDRAVVVTRLPLYPLFAPFPGACFVGAFLTDVAYWQTAEMMWADFSAWLLFAGVVLGAVALLIGLVDLAGRRFVDSQAHAWPHALGVLVVLGLGILNCFVHSRDAWTSVVPQGLILSALTVVILLTTAWLGWAVINTRRVEVLS, encoded by the coding sequence ATGCCCACTGAAATCCCACCCCCTGAGCAGCTTTCACCCCAGACCGTCCAACGCACGCCGGTCATCATCCGCGGCACCGATCGGGCCGTCGTGGTGACGAGGCTGCCGCTTTATCCCTTGTTCGCGCCGTTTCCGGGCGCCTGCTTCGTCGGCGCGTTCCTGACTGACGTGGCTTACTGGCAGACGGCGGAGATGATGTGGGCCGACTTTTCCGCCTGGCTGCTGTTCGCCGGCGTGGTGCTGGGCGCGGTGGCGCTGCTCATCGGGCTGGTCGATCTGGCTGGCCGGCGTTTCGTGGACTCCCAGGCCCATGCCTGGCCGCATGCCCTGGGCGTCCTCGTGGTGCTGGGCCTGGGCATCCTGAACTGCTTCGTGCACAGCCGCGACGCCTGGACGTCCGTGGTGCCGCAAGGGCTGATCCTGTCGGCGCTGACGGTGGTCATCCTGCTGACCACGGCCTGGCTGGGCTGGGCGGTCATCAACACCCGCCGGGTCGAGGTGCTGTCATGA
- a CDS encoding ethanolamine ammonia-lyase subunit EutB yields the protein MVGRAAYRITLGPRTWAFDDLKDLMAKATPPRSGDRLAGIGAGSAEENVAAKLCLADLPLKTFLTQALVPYEDDEVTRLIIDGHDAAAFAPVSHMTVGELRDYLLSDQATTPVLAALAPGLMPEMAAAVSKIMRNQDLILAARKCTVVTRFRNTIGLPGTLAVRLQPNHPTDDPGGVAASILDGLLYGCGDAVIGLNPVSDSLSVLGDLARLIDGVIQRFAIPTQACILTHVTTSLELMNRGVPLDLVFQSVAGTEAANRGFGVSLAMLAEAHAAAQALKRGTVGDNVMYFETGQGSALSAGAHHGVDQQTLEARAYAVARAFQPLLVNTVVGFIGPEYLYDGKQIIRAGLEDHFCGKLLGLPLGCDVCYTNHAEADQDDMDTLLTLLATAGVSYVMGVPGADDVMLNYQSTSFHDALYVRRLLGLKRAPEFEAWLLAMGITGADGRPLPQPASQPLLAGWTR from the coding sequence TTGGTTGGGCGCGCCGCGTACCGTATCACCCTGGGCCCCCGCACCTGGGCGTTCGATGACCTGAAAGACCTGATGGCCAAGGCGACACCGCCCCGCTCCGGCGACCGGCTGGCCGGCATCGGTGCCGGTTCGGCGGAGGAGAACGTGGCGGCCAAGCTGTGCCTGGCCGACCTGCCGCTGAAGACCTTCCTGACGCAGGCGCTGGTGCCTTATGAGGATGATGAGGTCACGCGCCTGATCATCGATGGGCACGATGCCGCCGCCTTCGCCCCCGTTTCCCACATGACGGTGGGGGAATTGCGCGATTACCTGCTGTCCGACCAGGCCACCACGCCCGTGCTGGCGGCATTGGCGCCGGGATTGATGCCGGAGATGGCGGCCGCCGTGTCCAAGATCATGCGCAACCAGGACCTGATCCTGGCGGCGCGCAAGTGCACGGTGGTCACCCGTTTCCGCAACACCATCGGCCTGCCCGGCACCCTGGCCGTGCGCCTGCAGCCCAACCACCCGACCGACGATCCCGGTGGGGTGGCGGCCAGCATCCTGGACGGGCTGCTGTACGGCTGCGGCGACGCCGTCATCGGCCTGAACCCGGTGTCGGACAGCCTGTCGGTGCTGGGGGACCTGGCCCGCCTGATCGACGGCGTCATCCAGCGTTTCGCCATCCCCACCCAGGCCTGCATCCTGACCCACGTCACCACCAGCCTGGAACTGATGAACCGCGGCGTGCCGCTGGACCTGGTGTTCCAGTCGGTGGCGGGGACGGAGGCCGCCAACCGTGGCTTCGGCGTCAGCCTGGCCATGTTGGCCGAGGCGCACGCGGCGGCCCAGGCGCTGAAACGCGGCACGGTGGGCGACAACGTGATGTATTTCGAAACCGGCCAGGGCAGCGCGCTCTCCGCCGGCGCCCACCACGGCGTGGACCAGCAGACGCTGGAGGCGCGCGCCTACGCCGTCGCCCGCGCCTTCCAGCCCCTGCTGGTCAACACCGTGGTGGGTTTCATCGGGCCGGAATACCTGTACGACGGCAAGCAGATCATCCGTGCCGGGCTGGAGGATCATTTCTGCGGCAAGCTGCTGGGCCTGCCGCTGGGCTGCGACGTCTGCTACACCAACCATGCCGAGGCCGACCAGGACGACATGGACACGCTGCTGACCCTGCTGGCCACCGCCGGCGTGTCCTATGTCATGGGCGTACCGGGGGCCGACGACGTCATGCTGAATTACCAGTCCACCTCCTTCCATGACGCGCTGTATGTGCGCCGGCTGCTGGGGCTGAAACGCGCGCCGGAGTTCGAGGCCTGGCTGCTTGCCATGGGCATCACCGGCGCCGATGGGCGCCCCCTACCCCAGCCGGCATCCCAACCCCTGTTGGCGGGGTGGACACGATGA
- a CDS encoding anti-phage deoxyguanosine triphosphatase: MVWDERREPRRNAADDDTRRPGEIDYARVIHSASFRRLQGKTQILNLGDSDFYRTRLTHSLEVAQIAGGIARQLREYQAGHPAAIHIPDLSLIQTIGCTHDLGHPPFGHGGEVALNYCMRDHGGFEGNGQTLRILSRLEKFSDAAGANLTRRALLGVLKYPIPYNRAFNPDLAPRLDARQTTIQIIDRKASKPPKCYLDSEQDVVDWVLAPLSPDDRQAFCAHASKAGAHAKPLHKSFDCSIMDLADDIGFGVHDLEDALALKLIGPARFLSLVPEDACRCFLDNLKDMHGDDLSYDQFVDGLFGEGYARKSLIGRLVHYFITRCHIETREEFREPLIRYRAVMDRDAATFLDALKSAVRTAVILSPSVQQLEFKGQRMVVAVFEAMASEPESFLPTDVLERRQGGDDVMRLICDHISGMTDHFLLKSYDRLFSPHMGSVFDPL; the protein is encoded by the coding sequence ATGGTTTGGGACGAGCGGCGTGAGCCTAGGCGGAATGCGGCCGATGATGACACCCGCCGGCCGGGGGAGATCGACTACGCCCGGGTCATCCATTCCGCCTCGTTCCGGCGCTTGCAGGGCAAGACCCAAATTTTGAACCTGGGCGACAGCGATTTTTATCGCACCCGCCTGACCCATTCGCTGGAGGTGGCGCAGATCGCCGGCGGCATCGCCCGCCAGCTGCGCGAATATCAGGCGGGCCATCCGGCGGCGATCCATATCCCGGATTTGAGCCTGATCCAGACCATCGGCTGCACCCATGATCTGGGGCACCCGCCCTTCGGCCATGGCGGCGAAGTGGCGCTGAACTACTGCATGCGCGACCATGGCGGCTTCGAGGGCAACGGCCAGACGTTGCGCATCCTGTCCAGGCTGGAGAAGTTCTCCGACGCCGCCGGCGCCAACCTGACGCGCCGGGCCCTGCTGGGCGTCCTGAAATATCCGATCCCCTATAACCGCGCGTTCAATCCCGACCTGGCGCCCCGCCTGGACGCCCGGCAAACCACCATCCAGATCATCGATCGCAAGGCGTCCAAGCCGCCCAAATGCTATCTGGACAGCGAACAGGACGTGGTGGATTGGGTGCTGGCGCCACTCAGCCCGGATGACCGGCAGGCCTTCTGCGCCCACGCGTCCAAGGCCGGGGCGCATGCCAAGCCCCTGCACAAGTCGTTCGATTGCAGCATCATGGATCTGGCCGACGATATCGGTTTCGGTGTGCATGACCTGGAGGACGCGCTGGCGCTGAAACTGATCGGTCCGGCGCGCTTCCTGTCGCTGGTGCCCGAGGATGCCTGCCGCTGTTTCCTGGACAACCTGAAGGACATGCATGGCGACGACCTGTCCTACGACCAGTTCGTCGACGGCCTGTTTGGTGAAGGTTATGCCCGCAAGTCATTGATCGGGCGTCTTGTTCACTACTTCATCACCCGCTGCCATATCGAAACGCGGGAAGAGTTCCGTGAACCCCTGATCCGCTACCGCGCGGTCATGGACCGGGATGCGGCGACGTTCCTGGATGCCCTGAAGTCGGCCGTCAGGACCGCGGTGATCCTCAGCCCCAGCGTCCAGCAGCTGGAGTTCAAGGGCCAACGCATGGTGGTGGCGGTGTTCGAGGCCATGGCGTCGGAGCCTGAATCCTTCCTGCCGACCGACGTGCTGGAGCGCCGGCAGGGCGGTGACGATGTGATGCGGCTGATTTGCGACCATATTTCGGGAATGACCGACCATTTCCTGCTGAAATCCTATGACCGGCTGTTCAGCCCGCACATGGGTTCCGTCTTCGACCCGCTTTGA
- a CDS encoding Ldh family oxidoreductase, with product MVEILCGALAGGQDSWLASSFWDDKGAPPAVGQIIVAFDPMAFSGPDFGGRMADLVQAIVADGARLPGDRRLAARAKAQAEGLSIAPALLREIQALVPAG from the coding sequence ATGGTGGAAATTCTCTGCGGGGCGCTGGCCGGCGGGCAGGACAGTTGGTTGGCCAGTTCCTTCTGGGATGACAAGGGCGCCCCGCCCGCCGTGGGGCAGATCATCGTCGCCTTCGATCCCATGGCCTTCAGCGGGCCGGACTTCGGCGGCCGCATGGCCGACCTGGTCCAGGCCATCGTCGCGGACGGCGCCCGCCTGCCCGGCGACCGCCGCCTGGCGGCTCGGGCCAAGGCGCAGGCGGAAGGGCTGTCCATCGCGCCCGCCCTGCTGCGGGAAATCCAGGCGCTGGTCCCCGCCGGATAG
- a CDS encoding tryptophan-rich sensory protein — protein MTDMENQAPAAPRPFSLVLFLVLVLGGGLAIGFLTAPGAWYASLDKPSFNPPNWVFAPAWTLLYILIAIAGWRVCRRDCDDRPMRLWWIQLVLNFLWSPIFFAAHLPGLALAVIALLLVAILAFIATAWRQDRLAAVLFLPYAAWVAFATSLNTGIYVLN, from the coding sequence ATGACGGACATGGAAAACCAGGCCCCGGCCGCACCCCGCCCGTTTTCGCTTGTCCTGTTCCTGGTACTGGTCCTGGGCGGCGGGCTGGCCATCGGTTTCCTGACAGCGCCCGGCGCCTGGTACGCCAGCCTCGACAAGCCGTCCTTCAACCCGCCCAACTGGGTGTTCGCCCCGGCCTGGACCTTGCTGTACATCCTGATCGCCATCGCCGGCTGGCGGGTGTGCCGGCGGGATTGCGACGACCGGCCCATGCGGCTGTGGTGGATACAGTTGGTGCTGAACTTCCTGTGGTCGCCCATCTTCTTCGCCGCCCATCTGCCGGGCCTGGCGCTGGCCGTGATCGCGCTGCTGCTGGTCGCCATCCTGGCTTTCATCGCCACCGCCTGGCGCCAGGACAGGCTGGCCGCCGTCTTGTTCTTGCCATACGCCGCGTGGGTGGCCTTCGCCACATCGCTGAACACGGGGATTTATGTGCTGAACTGA
- a CDS encoding Ldh family oxidoreductase, with the protein MPSPNLSLAAAEDLVTQALVSCGTLPDNAASVARALVSAEADGQVGHGLGRVPSYAAQVRAGKVDGRALPRLTRTAAASLRVDAGHGFAYPAADVALAALASLARETGTASAGLYASHHIGQLGRVVERLADQGLVALLLSNTPAAMTVAGGRRAMLGTNPLAFAAPIAGRPPLVIDMALTLTTRAKIVAAQKAGQPIPSDWAVDADGQPTTDPTAALEGALGPGRRFQGGDLGADGGNSLRGAGRRAGQLVGQFLLG; encoded by the coding sequence ATGCCGTCACCCAACCTGTCGCTTGCCGCCGCCGAGGACTTGGTCACGCAGGCCCTGGTATCCTGCGGCACCCTGCCGGACAACGCCGCCAGCGTGGCCCGCGCCTTGGTGTCGGCGGAGGCCGACGGCCAGGTCGGGCATGGCCTGGGCCGGGTGCCGTCCTACGCCGCCCAGGTCCGTGCCGGCAAGGTGGACGGCCGGGCCCTGCCCCGCCTGACCCGCACGGCGGCGGCCAGCCTGCGCGTGGATGCCGGCCACGGCTTCGCCTATCCGGCGGCGGACGTGGCGCTGGCGGCGCTGGCCTCCCTGGCGCGCGAGACCGGCACGGCCAGCGCCGGCCTCTACGCCTCCCACCATATCGGGCAACTGGGCCGGGTGGTGGAGCGCCTGGCCGACCAGGGCCTGGTGGCCCTGCTGCTGTCCAACACCCCGGCCGCCATGACGGTGGCGGGCGGGCGCCGGGCCATGCTGGGCACCAACCCGCTGGCCTTCGCCGCCCCCATCGCCGGCCGGCCACCGCTGGTCATCGACATGGCGCTGACCCTGACCACGCGGGCCAAGATCGTGGCGGCGCAGAAGGCCGGCCAGCCCATCCCCTCCGACTGGGCGGTGGATGCGGACGGCCAGCCCACCACCGATCCGACCGCCGCCCTGGAGGGCGCGTTGGGCCCCGGTCGGCGGTTCCAAGGGGGCGACCTTGGCGCTGATGGTGGAAATTCTCTGCGGGGCGCTGGCCGGCGGGCAGGACAGTTGGTTGGCCAGTTCCTTCTGGGATGA
- a CDS encoding sorbosone dehydrogenase family protein: protein MNRRFPRSLLALALMGVSALALTACDDDSGAVDPATQVGSNPNLPAQKQFLMPPMNVAKVVGWKDGEAPAVAQGLKIKALATGLQHPRSLYVLPNGDVLVVESLAPKGEPVKRPKDLIMHWVESLATSGGQTKGSNRITLLRDADGDGVPETKTVFLDHLNSPFGVALVGNDLYVADTDALIRYPYTEGDTQITAPGTTLTPLPGGPIDHHWTKSLVASPDGTKLYVGVGSNSNITENGIEAEKNRAAIWEVDRATGRWRIYADGLRNPNGLSWEPQTSTLWTVVNERDELGPNLVPDYMTSVKDGGFYGWPYSYYGQNVDPRVMPQRPDLVARAIVPDYALSSHVAPLGMAFYTGTSLPATYQGGAFVGEHGSWNRKILNGYKVVFIPFSNGQPNGKPQDVVTGFLDQDNKAHGRPVGLAVDKGGALLIADDVGNTVWRVSTAP, encoded by the coding sequence ATGAACCGCCGTTTTCCCCGAAGCCTCCTGGCCCTGGCGTTGATGGGCGTGTCCGCGCTGGCCTTGACCGCGTGCGATGATGACAGCGGTGCGGTCGATCCCGCCACCCAGGTGGGCTCCAACCCCAACCTGCCGGCGCAAAAGCAGTTCCTGATGCCGCCCATGAACGTGGCCAAGGTGGTCGGCTGGAAGGATGGCGAGGCGCCGGCCGTGGCCCAGGGCCTGAAGATCAAGGCGCTGGCCACCGGCCTGCAACACCCGCGTTCCCTTTACGTGCTGCCCAATGGCGATGTGCTGGTGGTGGAATCCCTGGCCCCAAAGGGGGAACCCGTCAAGCGGCCCAAGGACCTGATCATGCACTGGGTTGAGTCCCTGGCAACCTCCGGCGGCCAGACCAAGGGCAGCAACCGCATCACCCTGTTGCGCGATGCCGACGGCGACGGCGTGCCGGAAACCAAGACCGTTTTCCTGGATCACCTGAATTCGCCCTTCGGCGTGGCGCTGGTGGGCAACGACCTCTACGTCGCCGACACCGACGCCCTCATCCGTTATCCCTACACCGAGGGGGACACCCAGATCACCGCCCCCGGCACCACCCTCACCCCCCTGCCCGGCGGCCCCATCGACCATCATTGGACCAAGAGCCTGGTGGCCAGCCCGGACGGCACCAAGCTGTATGTTGGCGTGGGATCGAACAGCAACATCACCGAGAACGGCATCGAGGCGGAAAAGAACCGCGCCGCCATCTGGGAGGTGGATCGCGCCACCGGCCGTTGGCGCATCTATGCCGACGGCCTGCGCAACCCCAACGGCCTCAGCTGGGAACCGCAGACCAGCACCCTGTGGACGGTGGTGAACGAGCGGGATGAGCTGGGCCCCAACCTGGTGCCGGACTACATGACATCGGTCAAGGACGGCGGTTTCTACGGCTGGCCCTACAGCTATTACGGCCAGAACGTCGATCCCCGCGTCATGCCGCAACGGCCGGACCTGGTGGCCCGCGCCATCGTGCCGGACTATGCCCTCAGTTCCCACGTCGCCCCGCTGGGCATGGCCTTCTACACCGGCACCAGCCTGCCGGCGACTTACCAGGGTGGTGCCTTCGTGGGTGAACACGGTAGCTGGAACCGAAAGATTCTAAACGGTTACAAGGTGGTGTTCATCCCGTTCAGCAACGGCCAGCCCAACGGCAAGCCCCAGGACGTGGTCACGGGCTTCCTGGACCAGGACAACAAGGCCCACGGCCGGCCGGTGGGCCTGGCGGTGGACAAGGGCGGCGCCCTGCTGATCGCCGATGATGTCGGCAACACCGTCTGGCGGGTCTCGACAGCCCCTTGA